In the Halococcus salsus genome, TATGTCGCAACCTCGTGTCGGTGTATTTCCCTGAATAGACAAATTAAATGCTACAATTAAAATTGTACATGAATAACCCGGCGAAGAATTGAACAAGTGAAGAGTATTAGTACCCTGGACCGTGTGAAGTATTAGCATATGGAAAAAGGCATGGGAGCCGAACCCACCCAGAATATTGATGATTTGTTAGTTCGGTGCCCGGAGTGTGGCATACCTTTCTTGGAAGAAACCGCTATGAAGAGCCACAGAACGGAAATTCACTAACAGTATGGCTTACAGTCGTCGCTCAGGTCGACATGCTGGCGTTCCCACTCGCGACGAGCTTGAGTTCGCGACAGTCGTGTTGGGCAATTGAATTAAGCGTACACTTTAGTACGGTGTAAGTGTATTCCAACGTATCTACTCTTTCACGCTAACCGCTATGCACCCCACATTAGATGAAATCTCGTTGCAACTTACCAATTTTTCGCTTCTCGACAAATTCACCGCGTCCTATCTAGATCAGTAAGTTGAGTTTGCGTGACGACAAACAACAAGGCAATGCCAGTTGGAGACAAGACCTCGCTTATACACTGTGTTCAATGCGGCGAGGTGTATGTGGGGTCACCAAACATCAACAACAAGCTGATCCCGAATGGTTCAGCAGCCGGTGGGCAGTGTCACCAGTGCGGTGGCGACGAGTTCGAGCGCGTTGTGTTTCCCTCGTCTGATTAATTCTCACTCCAGGGTTCCAAGTGGAAATTCCGTCATGCCTGTGCTACCTGTCGATTGATCTATAGGCTAACAAGGTGTACCTCTCATCATCGTAATCGAGACAATGCCCCATTAAGGGCAATCGAGCATATAGTGTACCTCAGGAGACCGAAACCTAAGTTGATGGATAACGTACCCTCAAACACCATGGATACCGATGAACTACATGCAATTCTAGAGGAAGCTGGACTCTCTCCTTACCAAGCCGATGCATACGAGACCCTGCTTGAACTTGGGTCAGCATCCGCGAGCGAGATTGCAACGACAAGCGGCGTTCCACAGCCGCGTATCTACGACGTACTCCGAGCGCTGGAAGATGACGGGTACGTGACTACCTACAATCGGGACCGCCTCTACGCTCAAGCCAATGACCCATCAGAAGCACTTTCCGGACTCCGAGGAGCTATCAAACGGTATGAAACCGCGATTGGAGAAATCGAAGCGAGATACCAAGAATCAGAAGTAGATGAAGGAGACGTAAGTCTCGTTCGACGGTTTCGAACTGTATTCGAACACTCTCGGGAAGTCATCAAAACAGCTGACGACCACATTCAACTCGCAGCTACACCTGACCAGTTTAGAAAACTCCAGACGGAACTCCAAGCCGCACATGAGCGCGGCGTGCACATTCAGCTCTCGCTTCACGTGCCGCCAGACAATAATCTCCCACTTGATAAATCTGAATTCGAGGGCATCTGTACCGAAGTCCGACGACGCGACCTTCGTGGACCATTCCTCCTTCTAGTGGATCGTCACCAGGCATGCTACTCCACACATAATCAGCTATCTGACGAGTATGGTGTCCTCGTTGATGATTATATAACCGCGTATGTATTTCATTGGTACTATATAACTCGTCTCTGGGAAGTCTACGATACGATTTACGATGGACACAACGAACAACTACCTTACTCCTACGTGGAGATTACTGACTGCATTCGTGCAGTAGAGCCCTTACTCAACAACAATGCAATCATTACCGGGCGTATTGAGGGTGAGTTCGTACGTACCGGTCGAGAGTCTGATCTCTCAGGACAGTTTGTTGATGTTGAATACACGGGCTCCCGAACTGACGAAGCACCTGCTTCGCTATTAGAATTGGCTGCCGAAGCGAGGTTGCGGTTTGAAACTGATGACGATAGCTATACTGTCGGCGGACGGGGGGCCCACACTGAGGACGTCGCTGGTAAACGGTTCATTATCGAACAGATCGATGATCCCGCAGGTGATGGCTAATAAGTTCCAACCTTTGTTGGCGGCAGTCCAGAACCCTTCGAAGAACACAACAAGCGAATTTAGTATATTCAGTATCGAATCTATTCTAGTAGTATAGTTGAAAATTTAACAACATACTGTAATCAGAATACAAAGCACGCTTTCGGAATGTACTGTCTCCACTTCCACTGATCAGATCAAAGGATACTATTCCCAGATTCACCGAGCGAGGCGTCAATTGTATTCTGGTTGCTAACTTTGGAAAAGCTCCAAGCCAAAGTCGATGGTACCAATCGTAACTGAGACCGCTCCCCACCTATTACCCAATCAATCATAGAAATCGCAGTGTTTACAACAGCTATAGTTAACTATTCTGACAAGTCTTAAGTCGCTTTCGTGCGAACTCAGCAGTGATGACTGGATTGCTACCCACCAGAAGTGGTGCACAGGCAGTGTGGAATCGAATAGTTGGCGCGACTAGAAGTGAAGCTAGTCGTGCTCGAGTTGCCGACGCAACTATGTTTGCGATCGTCGGGATGGTCTTCGGGACGTGGGCGGTGCGTATCCCGGCGATCAGAGACGCACTTAGCTTGTCAGCCGGAACAGTCAGTGTGGCGCTTTTGGCTCTCGCGGCTGGCAGTATTGTGGGGCTTGTCACAAGCGGCGTCCTCGTCTCACGTTTCGGTGGACGACGAGTAGTGCGTGCGGGATTGGTCGTCTACTGTCTCGCGCTACCGATTGTCGGCCTCACAGGTGGCTTGGCTGCATTGATCGGTGCGCTAGTAGTCTTCGGCTTCGGGAAGGGGCTGATGGACGTCGCGTCGAACTCACAGGGCGTCAGGATCGAGCGTGCCTATCCAACCCAGATTATGGGGAGTTTCCACGCTGTGTTCAGCGGTGGGGGTGTCCTCGGTGCAGTGGTCGGTTCGGTGGTTGTTGCGTTGGGGCTCTCGGTAGAAGCGCACTTCACGCTTGTCAGTGTCGTTTCGTTAGTCATTGGCCTCGTAGTCAGTCGATGGCTTCTCGAGAATGATCCGAGCGCTGCTGGCGGCCAGCATTTCGCGCTTCCCTCCCGAAAGCTTGCTGGCTTCTGCGCGATCGGGTTCTGTGCCCTATTCATCGAAGGTGTG is a window encoding:
- a CDS encoding TrmB family transcriptional regulator, which encodes MDNVPSNTMDTDELHAILEEAGLSPYQADAYETLLELGSASASEIATTSGVPQPRIYDVLRALEDDGYVTTYNRDRLYAQANDPSEALSGLRGAIKRYETAIGEIEARYQESEVDEGDVSLVRRFRTVFEHSREVIKTADDHIQLAATPDQFRKLQTELQAAHERGVHIQLSLHVPPDNNLPLDKSEFEGICTEVRRRDLRGPFLLLVDRHQACYSTHNQLSDEYGVLVDDYITAYVFHWYYITRLWEVYDTIYDGHNEQLPYSYVEITDCIRAVEPLLNNNAIITGRIEGEFVRTGRESDLSGQFVDVEYTGSRTDEAPASLLELAAEARLRFETDDDSYTVGGRGAHTEDVAGKRFIIEQIDDPAGDG
- a CDS encoding MFS transporter; this translates as MFAIVGMVFGTWAVRIPAIRDALSLSAGTVSVALLALAAGSIVGLVTSGVLVSRFGGRRVVRAGLVVYCLALPIVGLTGGLAALIGALVVFGFGKGLMDVASNSQGVRIERAYPTQIMGSFHAVFSGGGVLGAVVGSVVVALGLSVEAHFTLVSVVSLVIGLVVSRWLLENDPSAAGGQHFALPSRKLAGFCAIGFCALFIEGVGNDWSTVFLESAAGAEASIAALGFGVFSLTMMAGRFLADRIVHRIGSKRFIRLAAGVAAIGLALTLVVQTTVSLIGFGILGLGLAGVMPVAMSMAGNHDSETPTESAVAAVSTAGYGGFAIGPVAIGVLADASSLQVAFLPALGLAVAIVLLTLTLPTVAQRVDQTQGSPADD